ATCTGCATTAGGTTCTTTTTCTTCGATTTCAAAATTTTCAATATTTAAAGCTGATTTAATAAAGTTAAAAATTTCAGGAACAGAATATTCGCTTCCGGAACCGGCATGATAAGTTCCGGTGATATCCGGATTTTGTATTGCTAATATTAAAAGCGAAACTAAGTCATCAATAAATAAAAAGTCACGTTTCGAGTTTACCAAAATGCATTTTTGTTTATTTGTTAATCGTTGATAAAAAGTAGGAATTGGTCCGCTTAAATTTCTAGGTCCATAAATATTACTCAATCGAAAAATAAGCAACGGTATTTCGCTCAATTTTAAATAAAGTTCAGCACTAGTTTTTGAAAGCGCGTAAGACGAGCCTGCATCAAATTTTCCTCCAAACAAAGCGTAATTTAATGTTATAGGTTTTTCTGAAGGATTAAGGCCGTAACAAAGTGAAGTTTGCAGATAAATTATTTTTTTGACTTTGTATTTTTGAGCAACATCAATTAAATTAATTGTACCTTCAATATTAGTATGTACATCTTTCATCCAATTGTTAGGATCTTTGTAAGATGCTGCAGCATGAACTACTTGATCGGGTAAAAACTCAGAAAATACCTGATGCATTAGTTTTGAATCTGTAATGGAACCTTGCACCAATTTTAAATTAGGTTGTTCTGAAACATTTAAATTATTTCCTGTTTCAAAATTATCTATTACTAAAACCTGATGATTCAGTAAACAAAGTCGATCAGCGAGCGCTGAGCCAATAAAACCTGCGCCGCCCGTAATTAAAATTTTCAAAATTTATTTACTTTTTTCATGCTTTAAGTGAGTATACTCGCCCAAGGTACCATGAACTTTAAAATAATCGATCGCCGCTTTTACGGTTTCTTCAATAGGAGTGAATTCAATTTTCCCAAAATCCTGAAAAGTTCTGCTCGGATCTAATAATATCGAAGGTGCATCATCGGCCCCTAATTCTTTAATTTCTACTTCCGGATAAGGAGAAATTCCCATGGCTTTCACTACTGCATCATATAATTCAATAATCGCTACATCACTTCCTGAAGAAAAGTGATAAGCACCTTTGCCAATACCATCGCAAGCTTTCACCACATTTTTAGCTAAATCCATAACGTAAACAAAATCTCTTCTGGCTTTGGTAACGAAACATTTTTTTCCGTCTTTGAGTCTTTGGAAAAAGATTGGAAGTGGACCACTCACATTTCTAGGTCCAACAACATTGGCTAAACGGAAAGTAACAAAATCTAATCCTGAAATTTCAAGAAAATCTTCATTGGCTGTTTTGGTAATGGCATAACTACTATTAGCCGGAAATTTAGGGTGATCCAGGCGAATTGGTTGATGAAGTGGTTTTACTCCATAACATAAAGCAGTTTGGAAATAAATAAATCGTTTCACCCCAAATTCTTTTGCGGCATGAATTAAATTACTACCGCCAACGCAATTGGTTAAGGTATCATTATACCAATCATCCGGATCTTTGTAAGAAGCGGCCGTGTGAACAATAGCATCCGGTTTAAATTCTTTTATAGTTTGATCGATTAATTTTTTATCCGAAATGGTGTCGATTATTACTTTAAGATTCGGGTGATCTGTTAAATGTTCTCGGCGGCCGGTGGCCAAATTATCAATGGTAATTACCTGATCGCCTCTTTTTAATAAGAGTTCGGCAACATGGGATCCTATTTGTCCGCAACCGCCTGAGATTAGTACTTTCATGTTTTTTGATTTTAGTTTTTAGTTATTAATTTTTTATATTGATGATGTTTATCTATAAATTGTTTATGCCACAATTCAAGGGATAATAATCCCCATATTTTTCGTCCAAATTTACTTTCTGTTTTTAATCCGTTTAATACTTCATCGCTATTTATATATCCTCTTGTTCTGGCTTTTTCGCTGGTAAAAATATCTCCAATAAATTCTTTTAGTTCATTACCAATCCAATCGTTTAAAGGAACCGGGAAACCCATTTTGTGTTTACGGTTTATAATTTCATCGGGCAGTTCACTTTTCATGGTATTGGTTAAAATCATTTTCAGTGTTCCGTCTTTAAATTTCACATCGGCCGGAATAGTTGCTGCAAATTCTATCAATGGATGATCCAAAAACGGCACTCTGGATTCGAGTCCATGTGCCATGCTCATTCTGTCTTCAACCTGTAAAAGTGCAGGAAGTAAAGTTTTGAAATCAAAATGAGTCATTTTATCAAAGTATGATTCTTTACCTACATTATCACCATTAAATATTTTTGCGAAGGACTCGAAAGGTTTATACCCATCTAATTGGTCCCACTTAATTTCTTTATTTAAATCCGGTGCTCGATTTATTAGTCTAAAATAACGTTTATCAATAGGGTCGAATAATCCGTCTTTAAAAAATTCTTTTAAGAGCGGTTTGTAATTTTGAAGTGAAATCAAATTAGGAATTATGGATTCATAAGTTACTACAAAGTTTCCATTGTGAAGCGTATTGTCAATGGCGCCTTTAATACATTGTTCAAAGTAAGCAATTAAGTATCTGGTGTATCCTCCAAAAATTTCATCTCCGCCTTGTCCGCCTAACACTACTTTACGATGTTGAGCTGCGAGTTTAGAAACGTGATATTGCGGAAAAGAACCTGGCCCGGCAATAGGAAAATCGAGGTGATAAATTACGTTTTCAATGGAGTCAACAAAATCTTTATGGTTGATATCAATTTCGTGCAAGCCGATTTTGGCTTTTTCCGCTAATTTCCTGGCGTAAAAACTTTCGTCGTACATTTCACCATAAGTAAATTTACCGGTGAATCCTAAAAATTCATCTTTATTGGTAGATACTTTTGAAGCTATTGAAGCAATGATGGAAGAATCGATACCACCGCTAATGTAAGCTCCTATTGGCACATCGCTTCTGGTATGAATTTTCACCGATTCGTAAATGAGTTCGTGTAAAGTTTCTTCAAAATAAGAAGCCTTTTTGCCGTGGTTGATGTTGTAATATATTTCCCAATACTTTTTGATTTGAATTTTTCCGTCTTGAATAATTAAAGTATGCGCAGGAGGTAATTCTTTTATGCTTTGTATTAAGGTATGCTCACCGAGGTAAAGTTGAAAATATAAATAATCTTTAAGTGCGGTATTATTTATTTCAATATTATCGATAAAGGGAAGTAGTGTTTTAGCTTCGGATGCGAAATAAAAGTTATTATTTTGAATGGTGTAGTAAAAAGGTTTAATACCAAATCGGTCTCTGGCTATAAACATTTGTTGTGTATTCTCATTCCAAACAGCAAATGCGAACATACCTCTCAAATGGTTAACACAATCGTGTCCCCATTTTTGAAAAGCGGCCAATATCACTTCGGTATCCGATGAAGTTTTGAAAGGATAACCTGTCAATTCTTTTTTAAGTTCCAGGTAATTGTAAATTTCACCGTTGTAACAAATGGTAATGCCATATTCATTGGTCATTGGTTGATCACCTGTACTTAAATCAATGATGCTTAAACGCTGATGTGTGAAACCTATTGAGTGATTTGCATTTTCAAAAAATCCTGAACCGTCCGGTCCACGGTGTTTTTGAATTTGATTCATCACTCTTAATGAGTTATTTAATCCGGGTATTTGTTGTAGATTTAATTGTAATTGTCCTGCTATTCCACACATGATGCTACACGAGTTTAGTTTGAGAAAATTTTGAAATAATAAATTTGTATATTTTTTTAGCAACAATTTCAGGCAAAATGTACAAGCCGATTTTTCCAACGGCATAATATTTTGTCAACTGCTTACTTCTAAGCTCTAAAAAATAAAGTTTTAATGAATTGTTTCTGCTTGTTGCATTTGCTGCATTAATATTGAACCAATCTTTGCAGGTGTTTAAAACATTCTGTGTGTACTTTTGATAAGTGAATTCATTTGACTCAACAATTTTTTGATATGCATTTTCGGTAATTTCTTTTCTTAATTTCTCATCCTTTAATAATAGAAGAACTTCATTTAAGTTCGAAAAATCTTCTTTGAGTTCGATGTAATGGATATTCGGCTTCAGTATTCCATTATATTCGCCCTCAGTTAATACCTGGCAGGTTTTTGTCAAACATGCTTCTAGGTGACGAGGTGAGATGGCCATAAAGTGGATACTACCGTCTTTTCCTTTAAAGCAATGATTTTCTATTTCTTCAAAAGTAGCTTGTGGATTTCGCATTAAAAATTCTGAGCCACATTTCCATATTTGTCCGTCCGGATCATGCAAACATGTTCCGCTTTCAACGCCCAAGGTATATTTGCAATTCAATAAAAAGTCAAACCAATGATTGCCTGTTATAGTATCTTTAGCTTCATTGGATATATCACACATAAAGCCTTTTTTAGGCGCATTATCTTTGAAAATTTCAGCAATCCTTGTTTTCAGAAATCCCTTTTTACCAAACCAGGGCTGTGCTTTGGTTGCTCTGTATCCAATATCAATTGACCGTGTTTCATTTAGATTTAATTTAGAATTCACATAATTTATCACTTCATCATCTAAATATCCGGTAAGCACTTGTTTAAAATGAATCTTTAAGAAATCTACTTGGTGAAATAATTTTTTCCACTCGCTTTCCGGAGAAACAGTAAATACACCCGAAATTTGAAATTCATTAATGAAGAAATTGATTGCATTTGATTGGAACCATTCGTCTTGGGTAAACAGCACTTTTGGTACGTTCACTTTTTTTAAAGCATCTACATTCTTTAAGGTAATATTATGAAAGAAATTGATGTTACCATGAGTCCACCTATCACTTAAAAATAAATGATGAAAAAAAATCAGATCATACCGGTCCGGATTTATACTATTTGGAAATTTGCCGGTTGATGCGTTAAAATAATCTACAGTAGTTTCGTTAAGATATTTTTTGAATGAGTATAAATTATCTCGAAATGCCACACGAATTGGATAACCTGTTTGACCGTATATGATTAGTATCCGCACTAATTTCTAAATTTTTTAAATTGATTATAAACTATTTTGGCACCCAATCCTTTGGCCAGAATTACTGCCCCGTATCTGAGTTTACCTTTATACCTCGCGTAATATCTATACCAGGCATGGGTATACAATTCAGCATAGCGCCAATGTTTTTCATCCTGTTTAATATTTATCAAAAGTTCATCTGGTTTTTCTTCCTTAATGGAAAGGTATTCATGGGAACTGACATCAACACCAATTGCATCATTGATCAAATCTTTTACAGCCTGTTTATACGACCATTTTTCTGAAAGCACAATATCATTATAAGCTCGCTCTGTAATCTCTTTTCTTTTATTGTCATCTTTTACTAGTTGCATTACTTCGTTAACATTGCTATAATCTTCTTTAAGTGGAATATAGTGTAGATTAGCTTTTAAGATTCCATTAAATGTACTTTCAATTAGTATCTGACATGTTTTGGTTGCGCAAGCTTCAAGATG
This window of the Sphingobacteriaceae bacterium genome carries:
- a CDS encoding NAD-dependent epimerase/dehydratase family protein; amino-acid sequence: MKILITGGAGFIGSALADRLCLLNHQVLVIDNFETGNNLNVSEQPNLKLVQGSITDSKLMHQVFSEFLPDQVVHAAASYKDPNNWMKDVHTNIEGTINLIDVAQKYKVKKIIYLQTSLCYGLNPSEKPITLNYALFGGKFDAGSSYALSKTSAELYLKLSEIPLLIFRLSNIYGPRNLSGPIPTFYQRLTNKQKCILVNSKRDFLFIDDLVSLLILAIQNPDITGTYHAGSGSEYSVPEIFNFIKSALNIENFEIEEKEPNADDTSFISLDISKTKKDFNWMAEMDIHQGINVTVNWYKNHKISENYTHLKNIY
- a CDS encoding NAD-dependent epimerase/dehydratase family protein, coding for MKVLISGGCGQIGSHVAELLLKRGDQVITIDNLATGRREHLTDHPNLKVIIDTISDKKLIDQTIKEFKPDAIVHTAASYKDPDDWYNDTLTNCVGGSNLIHAAKEFGVKRFIYFQTALCYGVKPLHQPIRLDHPKFPANSSYAITKTANEDFLEISGLDFVTFRLANVVGPRNVSGPLPIFFQRLKDGKKCFVTKARRDFVYVMDLAKNVVKACDGIGKGAYHFSSGSDVAIIELYDAVVKAMGISPYPEVEIKELGADDAPSILLDPSRTFQDFGKIEFTPIEETVKAAIDYFKVHGTLGEYTHLKHEKSK
- the asnB gene encoding asparagine synthase (glutamine-hydrolyzing); this translates as MCGIAGQLQLNLQQIPGLNNSLRVMNQIQKHRGPDGSGFFENANHSIGFTHQRLSIIDLSTGDQPMTNEYGITICYNGEIYNYLELKKELTGYPFKTSSDTEVILAAFQKWGHDCVNHLRGMFAFAVWNENTQQMFIARDRFGIKPFYYTIQNNNFYFASEAKTLLPFIDNIEINNTALKDYLYFQLYLGEHTLIQSIKELPPAHTLIIQDGKIQIKKYWEIYYNINHGKKASYFEETLHELIYESVKIHTRSDVPIGAYISGGIDSSIIASIASKVSTNKDEFLGFTGKFTYGEMYDESFYARKLAEKAKIGLHEIDINHKDFVDSIENVIYHLDFPIAGPGSFPQYHVSKLAAQHRKVVLGGQGGDEIFGGYTRYLIAYFEQCIKGAIDNTLHNGNFVVTYESIIPNLISLQNYKPLLKEFFKDGLFDPIDKRYFRLINRAPDLNKEIKWDQLDGYKPFESFAKIFNGDNVGKESYFDKMTHFDFKTLLPALLQVEDRMSMAHGLESRVPFLDHPLIEFAATIPADVKFKDGTLKMILTNTMKSELPDEIINRKHKMGFPVPLNDWIGNELKEFIGDIFTSEKARTRGYINSDEVLNGLKTESKFGRKIWGLLSLELWHKQFIDKHHQYKKLITKN